A window from Chryseobacterium vaccae encodes these proteins:
- a CDS encoding DUF488 domain-containing protein has product MQSQNPHIIYTIGHSTRSMEDFLALLKEFGIELLVDIRRFPGSKKYPWFDKENLEKELQENGIIYIHMESLGGRRKVQPDSPNDRWRNDSFRGYADYMETDEFKTAVRKLEDTASEKTTAYMCSEAVWWSCHRSMISDYLKAAGWKVHHIMNHGKTEEHPYTSAARIVDGQVCYSDENLFS; this is encoded by the coding sequence ATGCAGTCTCAAAACCCTCATATCATTTATACCATAGGCCATTCTACCCGAAGCATGGAAGATTTCCTTGCCCTGCTGAAAGAATTCGGGATTGAGTTATTGGTGGATATAAGACGATTTCCGGGTTCAAAAAAGTATCCATGGTTTGATAAAGAAAACCTTGAAAAAGAGCTTCAGGAAAATGGCATCATTTATATTCATATGGAAAGCCTTGGCGGGAGACGAAAAGTACAGCCTGATTCACCAAATGACCGCTGGCGGAATGATTCTTTCAGAGGCTATGCGGACTATATGGAAACCGATGAGTTTAAAACTGCGGTCCGGAAATTAGAAGATACAGCATCAGAAAAAACTACAGCGTATATGTGTTCAGAAGCCGTTTGGTGGAGCTGCCATCGGTCTATGATTTCAGATTACCTGAAAGCCGCAGGATGGAAAGTCCACCACATTATGAATCACGGGAAAACAGAAGAACATCCTTATACTTCGGCCGCCCGTATTGTGGATGGACAGGTCTGCTATTCGGATGAAAATTTATTCAGTTAA
- a CDS encoding T6SS immunity protein Tdi1 domain-containing protein, producing MIHEDFIDRLNEPEKISTIDISTLKIEYAAQLATLIDSDVLLEYLEYYGESVFMEGLFSFINPLDYETLLKEFPKLKNQSIMPFAKTAMGNFYLIGELDNEKCIAFYNIQTEEYIYVDNKLNRFLEGYAGSRLYMEDEWYGYIELPALDKYGPVAIDECLTFIPALVFGGDENIENMQKVKLKENLQILAQAFS from the coding sequence ATGATACATGAGGATTTTATAGATAGATTGAATGAGCCTGAAAAGATTAGCACAATAGATATATCAACTTTAAAAATAGAATATGCGGCACAATTAGCCACTCTTATCGATAGTGATGTTCTTTTGGAATATCTTGAATATTATGGTGAATCAGTTTTCATGGAGGGATTATTTTCTTTTATAAATCCTCTTGATTATGAAACATTATTAAAAGAGTTTCCAAAATTAAAAAATCAATCTATTATGCCTTTTGCAAAAACGGCAATGGGTAATTTTTATTTAATTGGGGAACTTGATAATGAAAAGTGTATTGCTTTTTACAATATACAAACAGAAGAATATATATATGTAGATAATAAATTAAATCGATTTCTAGAAGGATACGCAGGAAGTAGGCTTTATATGGAAGATGAGTGGTATGGATACATAGAGCTACCTGCGCTTGATAAATACGGTCCGGTAGCAATTGATGAATGTTTAACGTTTATACCTGCCTTAGTTTTTGGTGGGGACGAAAATATAGAAAACATGCAAAAAGTAAAATTGAAAGAAAATTTACAAATATTAGCACAAGCTTTTAGTTGA
- a CDS encoding MsnO8 family LLM class oxidoreductase — MKLKLGILDQSPVISGSTPLNALNDSLNLAVFADEAGFHSVMYSEHHGVEAYGSSSPELLAAVVLGKTKKIKVGTGGIMLRNYSAYKIAEWTKMLSTLYPGRFILGLGKAPGGLKDAVQALNNNKPPVLSNAEKKLEEIIQYIKDEEGIYAGLIAQPQKLIHLPEIIWLGSGVTSAGEAARHGVGYSFADFMRHGKETESTEAYQKEFDNNAYGKAPLLQIAVAASVAPDLKKARYNAYGMAYQFLQARHLEAPEALLSSEQIENRIMGTENEEEFFNILDNIIIDTPENIAGRLQETAEKYNTDDILILCNMFQQENRMNTYKSIILNSR, encoded by the coding sequence ATGAAACTGAAATTAGGAATCCTCGATCAATCTCCCGTTATTTCAGGCAGCACTCCTTTGAACGCACTGAACGACAGTCTCAATCTTGCCGTATTTGCTGATGAAGCGGGATTTCACAGCGTAATGTATTCCGAGCATCATGGGGTAGAAGCATACGGAAGTTCAAGCCCTGAGCTTCTTGCAGCTGTTGTTCTGGGAAAAACAAAAAAGATCAAAGTAGGAACAGGGGGCATTATGCTCCGAAATTATTCAGCTTATAAAATTGCGGAATGGACGAAAATGCTGAGCACACTCTATCCCGGACGCTTTATCCTGGGGCTGGGAAAAGCTCCCGGAGGACTAAAAGATGCAGTACAGGCACTTAATAATAACAAACCTCCGGTGTTATCCAATGCAGAAAAGAAATTGGAAGAGATCATCCAATACATCAAAGATGAGGAAGGGATCTACGCTGGGCTGATCGCTCAACCCCAAAAACTGATTCATCTGCCTGAGATCATCTGGCTAGGTTCCGGAGTTACGTCAGCGGGTGAAGCAGCAAGACATGGAGTAGGATATTCCTTTGCGGATTTTATGCGGCATGGAAAAGAAACCGAAAGCACTGAAGCTTATCAGAAAGAATTTGATAACAACGCATACGGAAAAGCTCCCTTACTACAGATTGCAGTTGCTGCATCAGTAGCACCGGACCTGAAAAAGGCCAGGTATAACGCCTATGGAATGGCTTACCAGTTTTTGCAGGCAAGACATTTAGAGGCCCCTGAAGCACTTCTTTCCTCAGAACAGATAGAAAACAGAATCATGGGAACAGAAAATGAGGAGGAATTTTTTAATATTCTGGACAACATCATTATTGATACTCCCGAAAACATAGCCGGCAGATTGCAGGAAACAGCTGAGAAATATAATACGGATGATATATTGATTTTATGCAATATGTTCCAGCAGGAAAACCGTATGAATACCTATAAAAGCATCATTCTGAACAGCAGATAG
- a CDS encoding DUF2480 family protein produces MNQKIFINKAETSGIIALDLLDYKPSTEIVELDIKDHLFMGMIVKEKEFKESIAAVDFSVYNEKAVGIICSTDAIIPPWVYMLLMEKLSPYAIYVDLNNAETILLDLWKRRLTYADLKHYKNQKVVVRARADHDPALYLLAAGLLKPMVKSLMYGEIGMPKVIFKN; encoded by the coding sequence ATGAATCAGAAAATATTCATCAATAAAGCAGAAACCTCAGGTATTATAGCCCTTGATCTTTTGGATTATAAACCTTCCACAGAGATTGTAGAACTGGATATCAAAGATCATCTTTTTATGGGAATGATTGTAAAGGAGAAAGAGTTTAAGGAATCTATTGCTGCCGTGGATTTTTCTGTATACAACGAAAAAGCCGTGGGAATCATCTGTTCTACGGATGCCATCATTCCACCCTGGGTTTATATGCTGCTGATGGAAAAATTATCTCCTTATGCTATTTATGTAGATCTGAATAATGCTGAGACGATTTTGCTGGATCTCTGGAAACGCCGTCTGACGTATGCAGATCTGAAACATTATAAAAATCAGAAAGTTGTGGTGAGAGCAAGAGCAGATCATGACCCAGCCCTTTATTTACTGGCAGCCGGGCTTCTGAAACCCATGGTTAAAAGCCTCATGTACGGAGAAATAGGTATGCCTAAAGTCATTTTTAAAAATTAA
- a CDS encoding 4Fe-4S dicluster domain-containing protein, with translation MAIIITDDCINCGACEPECPNSAIYEGAIDWRWQDKTKLSGKIVFPDGTEADAGTYQQAYSDEVYYIVPGKCTECKGFHEEPQCKTVCPVDCCIDDPDHRETDEVLLDRQKFMHGA, from the coding sequence ATGGCTATTATTATAACCGACGACTGTATCAACTGTGGGGCCTGTGAGCCGGAATGTCCTAATTCGGCTATTTATGAGGGTGCAATTGACTGGCGCTGGCAGGATAAAACAAAGCTTTCAGGAAAGATCGTTTTCCCGGACGGAACGGAAGCTGATGCAGGAACTTACCAACAGGCCTATTCTGATGAGGTTTATTATATTGTTCCCGGAAAATGTACAGAATGTAAAGGTTTTCATGAGGAGCCTCAATGTAAAACAGTATGTCCCGTAGACTGCTGCATTGATGATCCGGACCACCGTGAAACCGATGAGGTATTATTAGACCGGCAGAAATTCATGCATGGAGCTTAG
- a CDS encoding GNAT family N-acetyltransferase → MTIKFRNLLPTESALYRTIRLESLKHFPESFGADYQEALKTEKLRLETDIENQTSGRFVMGAFVDHELIGICVFIEEKNNTGHIYQMYVRAEVQGKNIGSGLLSAVIEEAVHRFGTREIILEVTCKNIKAYKLYERMGFKEVSPHPGKKETLIVMKKRL, encoded by the coding sequence ATGACCATAAAGTTCCGAAACCTTTTACCTACAGAAAGCGCTCTTTACAGAACCATCAGACTTGAAAGCCTGAAGCATTTTCCAGAATCATTTGGTGCAGATTATCAGGAGGCGCTAAAAACTGAAAAACTCAGGCTGGAAACTGATATAGAAAACCAGACTTCGGGAAGGTTTGTAATGGGTGCATTTGTGGATCATGAGCTTATCGGAATTTGTGTATTTATTGAGGAGAAAAACAATACAGGCCATATTTATCAGATGTATGTAAGGGCTGAAGTTCAGGGTAAAAATATAGGTTCAGGACTTCTCAGTGCAGTTATAGAGGAAGCTGTTCACAGATTTGGTACGCGTGAAATTATTCTGGAAGTAACCTGTAAAAATATCAAGGCTTATAAGCTATACGAAAGAATGGGGTTCAAGGAGGTTTCTCCTCATCCTGGAAAAAAAGAAACGCTTATTGTCATGAAAAAGAGATTATGA
- a CDS encoding VOC family protein, translating into MKKVTGIGGILFKSKDPNAMNEWYKAHLGLETSPYGTSFEWLQTDGKKGLTQWAPFAENTKYFEPSEKDFMINYRVENLETLVEELKKENVTILDEIATYDYGKFIHILDLEGNKIQLWEPID; encoded by the coding sequence ATGAAAAAAGTAACCGGAATTGGAGGCATCCTCTTCAAATCTAAAGATCCAAACGCCATGAACGAATGGTACAAAGCTCATCTTGGTCTTGAAACCAGCCCTTACGGAACCAGTTTTGAATGGCTTCAGACCGATGGTAAAAAAGGACTGACCCAATGGGCCCCTTTCGCAGAGAATACAAAATATTTTGAACCTTCTGAAAAAGACTTTATGATTAATTACAGGGTTGAAAATCTTGAAACCCTGGTGGAAGAGCTAAAAAAAGAAAATGTAACGATCCTGGATGAAATCGCCACTTATGATTATGGAAAATTCATTCATATTTTAGATCTTGAGGGTAATAAAATCCAGCTTTGGGAACCGATTGATTAG
- a CDS encoding ketopantoate reductase family protein, whose amino-acid sequence MNKKHIVIIGLGGVGGYFGFKINQYNETSKQYKITFTARGETYEKVKENGLILLSPEHSVAHTFPDTVEQQISSIKDPDLILICVKEYDLENVCTQLKQVIHKNTVLLPMMNGADIYERIRTVIPDNVILPTCIYVASHIKEKGIVEHKGKAGKMIMGRDPQHFSADINWIVELMKESKIDIDFKDDSLTDIWTKFIFIASFGPVTAKYNSSIGTVCTDVQQKHEATEIMKEIKRIADEKGIHLSYDIIAKTFEKAAAFPFETPTSLQLDIHSGKEDNELELFAGAILKYGKELSIETPFIQKVYNEIKGK is encoded by the coding sequence ATGAATAAAAAACATATCGTTATAATCGGTCTTGGAGGCGTTGGCGGATATTTCGGATTTAAGATCAATCAGTATAATGAAACTTCAAAACAATATAAAATAACTTTTACAGCCAGAGGAGAAACCTATGAAAAAGTAAAAGAAAACGGTCTGATCCTGCTCTCTCCCGAACATTCGGTTGCCCATACTTTTCCTGATACCGTTGAACAGCAGATCAGCAGCATCAAAGATCCGGATCTTATCCTGATCTGTGTCAAAGAATACGATCTGGAAAATGTCTGCACTCAGCTGAAGCAGGTCATTCATAAAAATACCGTACTCCTTCCGATGATGAATGGAGCCGATATTTATGAAAGAATCAGAACAGTTATTCCGGATAATGTTATTCTTCCGACCTGTATTTATGTGGCTTCCCATATCAAGGAAAAAGGAATTGTAGAACATAAAGGAAAAGCGGGGAAAATGATCATGGGCAGAGATCCTCAGCATTTTTCAGCAGATATAAACTGGATTGTTGAACTGATGAAAGAGAGTAAGATTGACATTGATTTCAAAGATGATTCATTAACCGATATCTGGACTAAATTTATCTTCATTGCGAGCTTCGGACCGGTAACCGCAAAATATAATTCATCTATCGGAACGGTATGTACCGATGTACAGCAGAAACATGAGGCAACGGAAATTATGAAAGAAATTAAGCGGATAGCCGATGAAAAAGGAATTCACCTTTCCTATGATATTATAGCAAAAACCTTTGAAAAAGCAGCAGCATTTCCTTTTGAAACTCCCACATCTTTACAGCTGGATATTCATTCCGGAAAGGAAGATAACGAACTGGAATTGTTTGCCGGAGCTATTTTAAAGTATGGTAAAGAATTGAGTATAGAAACACCTTTCATTCAAAAGGTCTACAATGAGATAAAAGGAAAATAG
- a CDS encoding NADPH-dependent FMN reductase, whose product MKAIIFNGSLERRTESASGRIAQFFKESLDKSGIETEIFTLAESGIPMFDVTLGKTPLAVERMTQLFLEADIHFWLAPLYHGSIPGVMKNCLDWLEVTSGYYQPYLTDKTVGLVCWADGLQAMQGINTMDVIAKSLRAWPLPFSVPVIRAALYDQEDPAKISSLYSDKFEKLINIATTRRIERIPQTYK is encoded by the coding sequence ATGAAAGCCATTATATTCAACGGATCTCTGGAAAGAAGAACAGAATCTGCTTCAGGCCGTATTGCACAGTTTTTCAAAGAAAGCCTGGACAAATCAGGAATAGAGACCGAAATTTTTACCCTGGCAGAATCTGGTATTCCTATGTTCGATGTTACGCTTGGTAAAACGCCTTTAGCCGTAGAGCGGATGACACAGTTATTTCTGGAAGCTGATATCCATTTCTGGCTGGCTCCTTTGTACCATGGAAGCATTCCGGGAGTAATGAAGAACTGCCTGGACTGGCTGGAAGTTACTTCCGGATATTATCAGCCTTATCTTACTGATAAAACAGTCGGATTGGTGTGCTGGGCAGACGGACTACAGGCAATGCAGGGCATTAACACCATGGATGTGATCGCCAAATCGCTCCGTGCGTGGCCTCTGCCCTTCAGTGTCCCTGTTATCCGTGCCGCATTATATGATCAGGAAGATCCGGCAAAGATCTCATCTTTATACTCGGATAAGTTTGAAAAGCTCATCAACATTGCTACTACAAGAAGAATAGAAAGAATACCTCAGACTTATAAATAA
- a CDS encoding 2Fe-2S iron-sulfur cluster-binding protein, with product MDEITITVKDREGNIHQLVCPLEMGLSLKDLCKAYELPMEAMCGGMAMCATCHCYILSETSLLPEKSDIEEALLSELFTTTSSSRLACQIQLTAAMDGLSIEIAE from the coding sequence ATGGATGAAATTACAATTACGGTAAAGGATCGGGAAGGAAATATTCATCAGCTGGTTTGTCCGCTGGAAATGGGACTTAGTCTTAAAGATCTCTGCAAAGCCTATGAATTACCCATGGAAGCCATGTGCGGAGGAATGGCGATGTGTGCTACCTGCCACTGCTATATCCTCAGCGAAACGTCTTTGCTTCCTGAAAAAAGTGATATTGAAGAAGCTCTTTTGTCTGAGCTGTTTACAACCACTTCTTCCAGCAGATTAGCCTGCCAGATCCAACTTACGGCGGCAATGGACGGACTTTCCATAGAAATTGCTGAATAA
- a CDS encoding hypervirulence associated TUDOR domain-containing protein has translation MKVHTKDFDYKGYTHHASPEDPQYEIKSDKSAYIAAHKGSVFKKIDD, from the coding sequence ATTAAAGTACATACCAAAGACTTTGATTATAAAGGCTATACCCACCATGCCAGTCCGGAAGACCCTCAGTATGAGATAAAAAGTGATAAATCCGCTTATATTGCGGCCCATAAAGGCTCTGTATTTAAGAAAATCGACGACTAA
- a CDS encoding FAD-dependent oxidoreductase yields MLIKNKSIAIIGGGPGGLTLARLLQLKNADVRVYERDFDKNARVQGSPLDMHEDSGMAALRGADLLEEFKENYRPGADKTLIVNHHAKVFYSDHDSKPDEDFGNAHFRPEIDRGPLRNMLLKSLQPETVVWDSHFISMERQGEGWILHFKNGSSAYADLVIAADGANSKVRPYLTDIKPVYSGITMLEGNIIQAEKTAPAITDFLKGGKIMAFGNHQNLLLGQKGNGNLGFYASFRADENWASTSGLDFSDQTQILDWYKKEYSEWDDSWTELFENAESPFIPRPIYYMPLDEGWKTRPNLTLIGDAAHVMPPFAGEGANMAMLDALELSKCLTNDSSHSMEEAIALYENQMRKRAGEAIQESLDNGERMHSEKALETMLAFFNGHQGNKND; encoded by the coding sequence ATGCTTATAAAAAATAAATCAATAGCCATTATCGGCGGCGGTCCTGGCGGTCTTACGCTGGCCAGACTATTACAGCTTAAAAATGCAGATGTAAGGGTATACGAAAGAGATTTCGACAAAAATGCCCGCGTACAGGGATCTCCTCTGGATATGCATGAGGACTCGGGGATGGCGGCCCTACGCGGGGCAGACCTTCTGGAAGAGTTTAAGGAAAACTACCGTCCAGGAGCAGATAAAACCCTGATTGTTAACCACCATGCCAAAGTATTCTACAGCGATCATGATAGCAAACCTGACGAAGATTTCGGAAATGCCCATTTCAGACCAGAGATTGACCGTGGCCCATTGAGAAATATGCTGCTGAAATCCCTTCAACCGGAAACTGTAGTCTGGGACAGTCATTTTATTTCTATGGAAAGACAGGGTGAAGGCTGGATACTGCATTTTAAAAACGGTTCATCAGCGTATGCGGATCTTGTTATTGCTGCAGATGGTGCTAATTCTAAAGTTCGTCCCTATCTCACAGATATTAAGCCCGTTTATTCTGGAATTACTATGCTTGAAGGGAATATTATCCAGGCAGAAAAAACAGCTCCTGCCATTACTGATTTTCTTAAAGGCGGAAAGATCATGGCTTTCGGAAACCATCAGAATTTACTGCTTGGACAGAAAGGAAACGGTAACCTTGGATTTTATGCAAGTTTCAGGGCGGATGAAAACTGGGCTTCAACCAGCGGTCTTGATTTTTCTGATCAGACACAAATCCTGGACTGGTATAAAAAAGAGTATTCTGAATGGGATGACAGCTGGACGGAACTTTTTGAAAATGCCGAATCTCCCTTTATTCCCCGCCCAATCTATTATATGCCATTAGATGAAGGTTGGAAAACCCGTCCTAATCTAACGTTGATTGGTGATGCCGCCCATGTGATGCCCCCATTTGCCGGAGAAGGAGCCAATATGGCAATGCTGGATGCTCTGGAACTGAGTAAATGCCTTACCAATGATAGTTCTCACTCCATGGAAGAAGCTATTGCTCTGTACGAAAACCAAATGCGGAAACGGGCTGGCGAAGCCATACAGGAATCGCTTGATAACGGTGAACGAATGCATTCGGAAAAAGCTCTGGAAACGATGCTTGCGTTTTTTAACGGACATCAGGGTAACAAAAACGATTAA
- a CDS encoding bestrophin family protein, which yields MIIRKKEHWFRMLFVWHGSVLPGLLPRLGLLFILSLVVVYFHGTILDFKIPLNPAPLTLFGFVLALFLGFRNNASYERFWEGRKLWGALLNIARALTRQALTLGKKADPAAVEDFLNLLSSFLYALKHQLRGSDPHEDLQKRLHPEQLKIVENAKYKPIVLMRLLAEWVERAREEGRIDSIQQGRFDENLDRLADVVGGCERILSTPIPYSYRVLLHRTVYIYCFLLPFGLVDSLGWFTPLIVVFVAYTFVAFEAIADEIEEPFGTEDNDLALNSMCEMIESTIHELAGKHLETISRPVNNIIN from the coding sequence ATGATTATAAGAAAAAAAGAACACTGGTTCAGAATGCTTTTTGTATGGCATGGTTCGGTACTTCCAGGGCTGCTGCCCAGGCTGGGGCTTCTTTTTATTTTATCTTTGGTAGTGGTGTATTTCCACGGAACTATTTTAGATTTCAAAATACCGCTTAATCCGGCACCGCTTACTCTGTTTGGGTTTGTGCTGGCTCTTTTTCTGGGATTCCGGAACAATGCAAGCTATGAAAGATTCTGGGAAGGAAGGAAACTTTGGGGAGCTTTGCTCAATATCGCGAGAGCGCTGACACGTCAGGCACTCACATTAGGAAAAAAGGCAGATCCTGCTGCTGTTGAAGACTTTCTGAATTTACTCAGCTCCTTTTTATATGCCCTGAAGCATCAGCTGAGAGGTTCTGATCCTCATGAAGACCTGCAAAAGAGGCTTCATCCTGAACAACTGAAAATCGTTGAAAACGCAAAGTATAAACCTATCGTACTGATGAGGTTATTGGCAGAATGGGTAGAAAGGGCCAGGGAAGAAGGACGAATAGATTCTATCCAGCAGGGACGGTTTGATGAAAATTTAGACCGGTTGGCGGATGTTGTAGGCGGATGTGAGAGGATTTTGTCTACCCCTATCCCGTACAGTTATCGCGTGTTGCTTCACCGTACGGTTTATATTTATTGTTTTCTTTTGCCATTTGGTCTGGTAGACAGCTTAGGATGGTTTACTCCGCTTATCGTTGTATTTGTAGCCTATACTTTTGTTGCTTTTGAAGCCATTGCGGATGAGATTGAAGAACCTTTCGGAACCGAAGACAATGATCTTGCATTAAACAGTATGTGCGAAATGATCGAAAGTACCATACATGAACTGGCCGGAAAACATCTTGAAACCATATCCAGACCTGTAAATAATATTATCAACTAA
- a CDS encoding tetratricopeptide repeat protein, with translation MKKWISMFIIVLGFNTISAQAVNIDKEKLLEYYENQRYADAARYLESLYPQDTQDVKALTQMAYCNMMAGKLPEAEKNYMKANTAEPNNLSILFSLANINSRRGNAVKAKTYLTQIMQLDSLNFSACKQLAVYAETPEARLSYLKKANRLNTTDPDVAYDLSMAYKELKQYQPAYDVLKTAIAADTENFTLQQAQLPVANLLGKYQEVIDTGKKLMKNNTDANVINEMGQAYFYLKDYQTCATVFKTLEDMGIQNEGTLYFMALSYRELKNFDLAAIYAKKTIEEGISKHTAVYYTVLGGIYEAKNQFPEAVTAYKRGLTFDSSNTINYRLGLLYDLSMKQTKNALSYYNLYLKSKPDPEKEKDQITYAKARIAALTTSK, from the coding sequence ATGAAGAAATGGATTTCGATGTTTATTATTGTATTAGGGTTCAATACAATAAGCGCTCAGGCTGTAAATATAGATAAAGAAAAGCTGCTTGAATATTATGAGAACCAACGGTATGCTGATGCCGCACGATATCTGGAAAGCCTTTATCCTCAAGATACACAGGATGTAAAAGCACTTACTCAGATGGCTTACTGCAATATGATGGCAGGAAAACTTCCGGAAGCAGAGAAAAACTACATGAAAGCCAATACGGCAGAACCCAACAATCTATCTATTCTGTTCAGCCTGGCTAATATCAACTCGCGTAGGGGAAATGCAGTGAAAGCTAAAACCTATCTAACGCAAATTATGCAGCTGGACAGTCTTAATTTCAGCGCCTGTAAACAATTGGCGGTTTATGCAGAAACTCCAGAAGCCAGATTGAGCTACCTTAAGAAGGCAAACCGTCTGAACACTACTGATCCGGATGTTGCCTATGACCTCTCCATGGCTTATAAAGAACTGAAACAATACCAGCCTGCTTACGATGTTCTGAAAACAGCTATTGCCGCAGATACAGAGAATTTTACCCTGCAGCAGGCACAACTTCCGGTTGCCAATCTTCTGGGAAAATATCAGGAAGTAATAGATACAGGAAAAAAGCTGATGAAAAATAATACCGATGCCAATGTGATCAATGAAATGGGGCAGGCTTATTTCTATTTAAAAGATTATCAGACCTGTGCTACTGTTTTTAAAACTCTGGAAGATATGGGGATTCAGAATGAAGGTACCCTGTATTTTATGGCTTTGAGTTACCGTGAACTGAAAAACTTCGATCTTGCAGCTATCTATGCTAAGAAAACCATTGAAGAAGGAATATCAAAGCATACTGCTGTTTATTATACTGTACTTGGAGGTATTTACGAAGCGAAAAACCAGTTTCCTGAAGCAGTGACGGCTTACAAAAGAGGGCTTACTTTTGATAGCAGTAATACAATTAATTACCGCTTGGGACTGCTTTACGACCTGAGTATGAAGCAAACCAAAAATGCTTTATCTTATTATAATCTATACCTTAAAAGTAAACCGGATCCGGAGAAAGAAAAAGATCAGATTACCTATGCAAAAGCGAGAATTGCTGCGCTTACTACCTCAAAATAG
- a CDS encoding helix-turn-helix domain-containing protein encodes MNHEFYCKFLSPDPSLDVFVESIGMFHNPSDQPKEVVIIPDGRIDLFFLQSGPESFHIMLIGLETAPEQRIIPPHTLAFVVSFRPLGAEYILKTSIADILNTARELPIGFWNFTKDIMNDFETFYQHVSHVLKELAPETIDLKKRLLFELIYASKGEINVMELSEKVSWSSRQINRYFSKQFGLSLKSYSTILRFRASLEHIAEGKLFPELNFTDQNHFIKEIKKFSGVIPKELAKNKDDRFILLSVLKQK; translated from the coding sequence ATGAACCATGAATTTTATTGTAAATTCCTCTCCCCTGATCCGTCTCTTGATGTCTTTGTTGAAAGCATAGGAATGTTTCATAATCCATCAGATCAGCCTAAAGAAGTTGTGATTATTCCGGATGGAAGAATCGACCTGTTTTTTTTACAATCCGGACCGGAATCCTTTCACATAATGCTGATCGGACTGGAAACTGCTCCCGAACAGAGAATCATTCCTCCTCATACCCTGGCATTTGTAGTCAGTTTCCGGCCACTAGGAGCCGAATACATTCTGAAAACTTCCATTGCTGATATTTTAAATACAGCAAGAGAACTTCCTATTGGTTTCTGGAACTTCACAAAGGATATCATGAATGACTTCGAAACATTTTACCAGCACGTTTCCCATGTTCTCAAAGAATTAGCTCCTGAAACCATAGACTTAAAAAAGCGTCTTTTGTTTGAGCTCATTTATGCTTCAAAAGGTGAAATTAATGTCATGGAACTTTCTGAAAAAGTCTCGTGGAGCAGCAGGCAGATCAACCGTTATTTCAGTAAACAGTTTGGGCTCTCCTTAAAATCATATTCTACAATTCTCCGTTTCCGGGCTTCTCTGGAACATATTGCAGAAGGAAAACTTTTTCCGGAGCTCAATTTTACGGATCAGAACCATTTTATTAAGGAAATCAAAAAATTTTCCGGCGTGATTCCCAAAGAATTGGCAAAAAATAAAGACGACCGATTTATACTATTATCTGTTTTAAAACAAAAATAA
- a CDS encoding DinB family protein, translating into MEITSAAAFIDYYEKIRARTIKLIEVVPPEHIDFSYKPGKFTIGDQIRHIAAIERNMYGETISGRKSSYQGCGKDLADGYDETVKYFNEMHRQMIEILSGLSDEDLNRRCLTPAGSEISV; encoded by the coding sequence ATGGAAATAACATCTGCCGCAGCATTTATTGACTATTATGAAAAAATAAGAGCCCGGACGATAAAGCTCATCGAAGTGGTTCCTCCTGAACATATTGATTTCTCCTATAAACCCGGGAAATTTACCATCGGAGATCAAATCAGACATATTGCTGCTATTGAACGGAACATGTACGGAGAAACTATTTCCGGAAGAAAAAGCTCCTATCAGGGTTGCGGTAAAGATCTGGCGGACGGCTATGATGAGACGGTAAAATATTTTAATGAAATGCATCGGCAGATGATTGAAATTCTTAGTGGGCTTTCTGATGAAGACCTCAACCGGAGATGCCTCACCCCTGCCGGAAGTGAAATATCGGTATGA